The region CTTTTCCAATACGATAGGCCTATCACTTAAAGAAGATTGAAATGAACATTAAAAAACGTTATTTAGGCCGCCTAATGATTGGAGCGTTATTGGCGGGTAGTCTATGCAAAATTAGCTTGGCAGCCCCCGACACAGATTGGCCCAAGAAACCCATCACGGCGATCCTCCCCTTTCCTGCGGGTGGGTCTACTGACGCATTTGCGCGCGCAATTGCTGTTCCCCTTGGTGAGGCACTTGGCCAGGCTGTCGTGATTGAAAACAAACCCGGTGCCGGCGGAATGATTGCCTTGGGCGCTACGGCTAAGGCTTCGCCCGATGGCTACACCCTTCTGTTTAGTGCATTAACCAACCAATCGATCTCTCAATCCCTCTTCAAAAATCCTCCCGCAGAGCTGACTAAAGACTTTGCCCCTATCGCATTAGTGGGCACTATTCCGCATTTGATCGTAGTCAACCCCTCAGTGCCCGCTAAAAATTTGCCTGAGCTGATTGCCTTTATTAAATCCAAAAAGGGAGACTTCAATTACGCCTCTCAAGGCAATGGCAGTCTCTCCCATTTGGAGGCCACCTTGTTCATGCAGCGCATTGGCGCAACGGGAACTCACGTCCCTTACAAAGGCAGCTCTTTTGCATTGCCTGATTTAATTGCAGGCAATACCCTCATGATGTTCGATAGTGTGACGGCATCATTACCCCATATTCAGAGTGGCAAACTCCGCGCCATCGCTATTGCTGCCCCAGAACGCTCACCACTGTTACCTAACGTGCCGACCTTAGGACAAGATGGAATGAAGCAGTTTGATGTGGAGAATTTTTATGCCATCTTCGCACCCAAGGGCACCTCACCCCTGATTACCGCAAGACTAGAAAAAGAAATACGGAAGATTTTGACCAACCCAGACTTTAAAACACGCTTAGCAAACCAAGGGATACATCTCCAGTTTGCCAATTCAGAGCAACTGGCGATCATTACCCAAAGCGAACAAGATAAATGGGCGAAGATCGTCAAGTCTGCAAACGTTAAACTTGATTAAGTACTCATGACCGTTAAGTGCATTACCTTATTGAATAGATTAGAACTATGTTGATTTCCCCTCCCTTTGGTGGCGGCCGCGCCCCAGTCCTCGCTAAAAATGCCGTAGCCAGCTCACAGCCTTTAGCCACTCAAGCGGGTATTGAGGCCTTGCAAAATGGTGGCAATGCCGTAGATGCCGCCTTAGCAACCGCAATCACACTGACCGTTGTTGAGCCCACCATGAATGGCTTAGGGGGCGATGGCTTTGCCTTGATTTGGGATGGCAAAAAACTCCATGGCATGAATGCCTCTGGTCGCGCTCCGGCCGCCTGGACTCCGGAATACTTTTCTGGCAAAGCGGCAATGGATCTGATTGGTTGGAATACCGTGACTGTTCCAGGCATGGTTTCTGGTTGGATTGAGCTCTCGCGTAAATTCGGCAAACTGCCTTTTGCGCAACTCTTTAAACGCGCCATTGATTATGCGGAGAATGGTTTTCCAGTTTCACCGGTAATTGCACGTCAATGGCGTGAAGCCATTCCGATTCTAAAAAATCAACCTGGGTTTACTGAGTCTTTTTTGATTGATGGCAAAGCGCCTACAGCTGGTCAACTCTGGCGCTACCCTGCGCAGGCAAAAACTTTGCGCGAGATCGCTGACACTGAAGGCGAATCTTTTTACAAAGGTCCTCTTGCAAAAAGTATGGTGGACTTTGCTCAGGCTACTGGTGGTTGTTTGACGATGCAAGACT is a window of Polynucleobacter asymbioticus QLW-P1DMWA-1 DNA encoding:
- a CDS encoding Bug family tripartite tricarboxylate transporter substrate binding protein, giving the protein MNIKKRYLGRLMIGALLAGSLCKISLAAPDTDWPKKPITAILPFPAGGSTDAFARAIAVPLGEALGQAVVIENKPGAGGMIALGATAKASPDGYTLLFSALTNQSISQSLFKNPPAELTKDFAPIALVGTIPHLIVVNPSVPAKNLPELIAFIKSKKGDFNYASQGNGSLSHLEATLFMQRIGATGTHVPYKGSSFALPDLIAGNTLMMFDSVTASLPHIQSGKLRAIAIAAPERSPLLPNVPTLGQDGMKQFDVENFYAIFAPKGTSPLITARLEKEIRKILTNPDFKTRLANQGIHLQFANSEQLAIITQSEQDKWAKIVKSANVKLD